The following are from one region of the Leptospira selangorensis genome:
- a CDS encoding formylglycine-generating enzyme family protein, whose product MSRTRAIIFISFCLVFLFSETGTSQEEKEATSSSSDTRKTVLWTGEVLSVYRNKGKAKIKIGRNSYFSERSEEEIKGILSEKPNLPLFRKPKMEEIGAFQVENIEVEFGKVGKLTKPVSIELRGSFSVAEGKPARLISVGLLIGAYGEETFYQDPSKFDATDVVRNRLAKNILHPKDGKEMVLVHTGYESNGKILYEHMGYFLYGQGSDPGDDSYNPKFGVPDRSSLEEISSFYIDKYEVTNKEYNKFLKETGNPSPPHWENGNFPRGKEYHPVTNLTYREAEAYSKWAGKKIPTEWQWEKAARGTGLIWRLLKDESYEFISQPQDYPFGNEFDSALCNTREGGSKGTISVFELPSKGQSPYGAIGMCGNVAEWTSSSYIPYPGHRPNSGRFGKHLKVIRGGSYSGTKEEAKVYARDFGGIPNLLNDRKAGLRLITEVKN is encoded by the coding sequence ATGTCCAGGACCAGAGCAATTATATTCATCTCATTCTGTTTGGTTTTTCTATTTTCGGAAACCGGGACAAGCCAAGAAGAAAAGGAAGCCACATCTTCATCTTCTGATACAAGGAAAACAGTTCTTTGGACTGGAGAAGTTCTTTCAGTTTATAGAAACAAAGGAAAGGCAAAGATCAAGATAGGTAGGAACTCCTACTTTTCAGAACGTTCTGAAGAAGAGATCAAAGGTATATTGAGCGAAAAACCGAATCTACCTTTATTCAGAAAACCTAAAATGGAAGAAATAGGCGCCTTCCAAGTGGAGAATATAGAAGTAGAATTTGGAAAAGTGGGAAAACTCACCAAACCTGTTTCCATAGAACTTAGAGGAAGTTTCTCCGTAGCAGAAGGTAAACCTGCCAGATTGATCAGCGTAGGACTTTTAATAGGTGCTTACGGAGAAGAAACATTCTACCAAGATCCTTCCAAATTTGATGCTACTGACGTAGTCAGAAATCGTTTAGCTAAAAACATTCTTCATCCAAAAGACGGAAAAGAAATGGTGCTCGTTCATACAGGCTACGAATCCAACGGGAAAATTTTATACGAACATATGGGATATTTCCTATACGGACAAGGTTCCGATCCTGGAGACGATAGTTATAATCCTAAGTTCGGAGTTCCTGATAGAAGTAGCCTGGAAGAAATTTCGTCCTTTTACATTGATAAATACGAAGTCACAAACAAAGAATATAATAAATTCTTAAAAGAAACGGGCAATCCTTCTCCTCCTCATTGGGAAAACGGAAATTTTCCTAGAGGAAAAGAATACCATCCTGTCACCAACCTTACCTACAGAGAAGCGGAAGCTTATTCCAAATGGGCCGGTAAAAAAATCCCAACCGAATGGCAATGGGAGAAAGCGGCGAGAGGAACAGGACTTATTTGGAGATTATTGAAAGACGAGAGTTACGAATTTATCTCCCAACCACAAGACTATCCTTTCGGAAATGAATTCGATTCTGCACTTTGTAATACCAGAGAAGGTGGAAGCAAAGGAACAATATCCGTGTTTGAACTTCCTTCCAAAGGCCAAAGCCCTTACGGTGCAATCGGAATGTGCGGTAATGTAGCAGAATGGACCAGCTCTTCTTATATACCTTATCCAGGACATAGACCAAACTCCGGAAGATTTGGAAAACATCTAAAAGTGATCCGAGGCGGGTCTTATTCCGGAACCAAAGAAGAAGCAAAAGTTTACGCAAGAGACTTCGGAGGAATTCCGAATCTATTGAATGATAGAAAAGCGGGTCTCAGGCTGATCACAGAGGTGAAAAACTAA
- a CDS encoding response regulator has product MKFSFLEKIKEKSQFLQWKVLIGFFSLTLLLIIASLISLYGMIELKDSGVMIEHTFTVIEEIDQCKSITREIGIAQAYTEDAASDNTRSLFSNLKSEIKILQNLTKDNQIQQVRIQGISNLIVTAEKQPGSFESKKGIILIEIAELLNNMQEEELRLLNSRNATNSLRGTRVAYSLLTLVIVSFLVVGYGSFAVQKDIKEKRRITDRLIESESRLLSILDNLPSAFCMMDLEGRALFHNQVFANRFLGSKDKRQDMGLENLFGSEKAEFISTVIAKSLDKQGPLDFELDLVVSEEEKTFYCVIVPLVDLEGEVYSVCGLFTDISVRKNYEHDLKKAKEEAEKANRAKSEFLAMMSHEIRTPMNGVIGMTELLIDSNLNKEQKEYAEIIQKSGESLLNIINDILDYSKIESGTLSLEIREFSVIETIEEVLDLFRSRAAQKQIDLVYYLDPNVPDRILCDSLRLKQIFINLIGNALKFTEQGEIFLSAEVSKLEGNLYTILFAIRDTGIGIPDEKQKELFQPFYQVDTSSTRRYGGTGLGLSISSRLIEMMGGVIWVESELNIGTTFSFYIQVEGNNQAKVKEKAANSELENKKVLILDDNPTNLRILAYQLQILGLITFSAKSKEEAFNLLDLDIMPDLGILDYNLPGSTGLEIAQEIRKRNFHFPLVLLSSSFLDPKDKETAGELFSGELSKPVKKKDIEMIVTEILAEGGTKAKANTRSSYLASQKEILSSQFPFKIMVAEDNEINQTLAKRIIQKLGYEPFIVPNGKEALIALRERKINLIFMDVHMPEMDGLQATQVIRNTWPVESQPYIIAMTAAAMQGDRDLCIRAGMNDYISKPIVFEELVHVMRKAGNTLFPKSKA; this is encoded by the coding sequence ATGAAATTTTCCTTTTTAGAAAAAATCAAAGAAAAATCCCAATTCTTGCAATGGAAAGTGCTGATCGGTTTTTTCTCTCTTACCTTATTATTGATCATCGCAAGTTTGATCAGTTTGTATGGAATGATAGAGCTGAAGGACTCCGGAGTAATGATAGAACATACATTTACGGTCATCGAAGAGATCGACCAATGTAAAAGTATCACTAGAGAGATTGGGATCGCACAAGCTTATACAGAAGACGCAGCCTCAGATAATACTAGATCTTTGTTCTCCAACTTAAAAAGCGAGATTAAGATCCTTCAAAATCTCACCAAGGACAATCAGATCCAACAAGTAAGGATCCAGGGAATTTCTAACCTGATTGTAACTGCGGAAAAACAACCCGGCTCTTTCGAATCCAAAAAAGGGATTATATTAATAGAGATAGCAGAGCTACTCAATAATATGCAGGAAGAAGAGTTAAGACTTCTGAATAGCAGAAATGCCACGAATTCTTTGAGAGGAACTAGGGTCGCTTATTCACTACTTACTTTAGTTATAGTTTCTTTTCTGGTAGTAGGTTACGGTTCCTTTGCGGTCCAAAAAGATATCAAAGAAAAAAGAAGAATCACTGATAGATTGATCGAAAGTGAGTCCAGGCTTCTTTCCATTTTGGACAATCTACCTTCCGCGTTTTGTATGATGGATCTAGAGGGAAGAGCTCTATTCCATAACCAAGTATTCGCAAACCGATTTTTAGGAAGTAAAGATAAAAGACAGGACATGGGCCTGGAAAATCTTTTTGGAAGTGAAAAGGCAGAGTTCATTTCCACCGTAATTGCAAAATCCTTAGACAAACAGGGTCCTTTAGATTTCGAACTAGACCTAGTCGTTTCCGAAGAAGAAAAAACTTTTTACTGTGTGATCGTTCCTTTAGTGGACTTAGAGGGAGAAGTTTACTCAGTCTGCGGATTATTCACAGATATTTCCGTTCGCAAAAACTACGAACATGATCTCAAAAAAGCAAAAGAAGAAGCAGAAAAGGCGAACCGTGCCAAATCGGAATTTTTGGCGATGATGAGTCATGAGATCAGAACTCCTATGAACGGAGTGATCGGAATGACCGAATTATTGATAGATTCCAATCTGAATAAGGAACAAAAAGAATACGCTGAAATTATTCAAAAAAGCGGGGAAAGCCTACTCAATATCATCAATGATATTTTAGATTATTCTAAAATTGAATCCGGGACCCTTTCTCTGGAAATCAGGGAATTTTCCGTCATCGAAACTATCGAAGAAGTTTTGGATCTATTCAGGTCTCGTGCCGCCCAGAAGCAAATCGATCTGGTCTATTATCTGGATCCGAATGTTCCGGATCGAATCTTATGCGATAGTCTCCGTTTAAAACAGATCTTTATCAACCTGATCGGAAACGCGTTAAAATTCACCGAGCAAGGTGAGATCTTTTTATCTGCAGAAGTTTCTAAATTAGAGGGTAATTTATATACGATCTTATTTGCGATCAGAGACACCGGGATCGGGATTCCGGATGAAAAACAAAAGGAATTGTTCCAGCCATTCTACCAAGTTGATACATCTTCTACCAGAAGATACGGGGGAACAGGGCTTGGGCTTTCTATTTCTTCTCGATTGATTGAAATGATGGGTGGAGTCATCTGGGTAGAAAGTGAATTGAATATCGGAACAACCTTCTCCTTTTATATCCAGGTAGAAGGCAATAATCAAGCAAAGGTCAAAGAAAAAGCGGCAAATTCGGAATTAGAGAACAAGAAAGTTCTTATACTCGATGATAATCCTACTAACCTCAGGATCCTTGCATACCAACTGCAAATTTTAGGACTTATAACCTTCTCCGCTAAATCAAAAGAAGAAGCATTTAACTTACTCGATCTGGACATTATGCCTGACCTCGGCATCTTAGATTATAATCTTCCTGGAAGTACAGGATTAGAGATCGCTCAGGAAATTCGCAAAAGAAATTTTCATTTTCCATTAGTGCTTCTATCTTCTTCTTTCCTAGATCCAAAAGATAAGGAAACTGCCGGAGAATTATTCTCTGGAGAATTGAGTAAACCGGTTAAGAAAAAAGATATAGAAATGATCGTAACTGAAATTTTAGCGGAGGGTGGGACTAAGGCAAAGGCGAATACCAGATCTTCTTATCTCGCTAGCCAAAAAGAAATTTTAAGTTCTCAATTTCCTTTTAAGATCATGGTAGCAGAAGATAACGAGATCAATCAAACCCTTGCAAAAAGGATTATCCAAAAATTAGGATATGAACCGTTTATCGTTCCGAATGGAAAAGAAGCTTTGATCGCTCTCAGAGAAAGGAAAATCAATCTGATCTTTATGGATGTTCATATGCCTGAGATGGATGGGCTGCAAGCAACTCAGGTCATTCGGAATACTTGGCCTGTAGAATCCCAACCTTATATCATTGCAATGACTGCGGCCGCAATGCAAGGAGACAGGGATCTATGTATTCGAGCCGGAATGAACGATTATATCTCTAAACCAATCGTATTCGAAGAGCTGGTCCACGTAATGAGAAAAGCCGGGAATACACTCTTTCCTAAGTCCAAGGCCTAA
- a CDS encoding 7-carboxy-7-deazaguanine synthase QueE: MKSVVHEIYLSVSGEGISTGLPTIFVRFAGCSLRCGMDGSRKLWCDTPYALSPNAGKEMELEDVISEIGSISSTPIQILLTGGEPLENSNRIFSQTLAEKLKQSRQVSGLYTRVRVETNGAEPISNLENMVFTLDYKLPGSGMENKMILENLEFVRDRRDNLDEIKFVIRDRKDFDRTLEVIDGFKLKGNLLASPVFGELTPEILVDWIKENNRTDLRLSLQTHKYIWGEKRGV; the protein is encoded by the coding sequence ATGAAATCCGTCGTTCATGAAATTTATCTCTCCGTTTCCGGAGAAGGAATTTCAACAGGTTTGCCTACAATTTTTGTCCGGTTCGCGGGATGTTCTCTCAGATGCGGAATGGACGGAAGCCGCAAACTTTGGTGTGACACTCCGTACGCTCTTTCTCCAAATGCGGGGAAAGAAATGGAATTAGAAGATGTGATCTCGGAGATAGGATCGATTTCTTCTACTCCTATACAAATACTTCTGACGGGCGGAGAACCATTAGAAAATTCGAATAGGATTTTCAGCCAAACATTGGCGGAAAAATTGAAACAGTCCAGGCAAGTTTCGGGGCTTTATACGAGGGTGAGGGTGGAGACAAACGGTGCGGAACCAATTTCTAATTTGGAAAATATGGTCTTTACCCTAGATTACAAACTCCCTGGCTCAGGAATGGAAAACAAAATGATCTTGGAAAATTTAGAATTTGTCCGGGATAGACGTGATAATTTGGATGAGATCAAATTCGTAATTAGAGATAGAAAGGATTTTGATAGAACTTTGGAAGTGATAGACGGTTTTAAATTAAAGGGAAATCTTTTGGCTTCTCCCGTGTTCGGAGAGCTTACCCCTGAAATCCTTGTAGATTGGATCAAAGAAAATAATAGAACGGATCTGCGTCTTTCTTTGCAGACCCATAAATATATCTGGGGAGAGAAAAGGGGAGTTTGA